The following coding sequences are from one Macaca nemestrina isolate mMacNem1 chromosome 1, mMacNem.hap1, whole genome shotgun sequence window:
- the LOC105497809 gene encoding LOW QUALITY PROTEIN: uncharacterized protein (The sequence of the model RefSeq protein was modified relative to this genomic sequence to represent the inferred CDS: inserted 5 bases in 3 codons; deleted 2 bases in 1 codon; substituted 2 bases at 2 genomic stop codons), which yields MCVCFCRGGGMGPCRAAQGRVGWDFSREGARPGPGPRSSRHPHPSLIQGTAKAKPSSGRDYVYWVDPWRGAVXDLGGREKQRQRGHGEGSASEKRPAVTITPFLLPSARVXRVRQSLNTWVEHGPFSGDPGLPRSVRAELLTSVAGPARGRSGHRQPPPQPXTVRRPLWLSHSDPSLKLXALGLREGSGAQCLPPGTFLPFSWSFSAPELAHLSNLRAPWIPFPGAFQIQQKXIFFFLESRPKSGMRSRGGKASK from the exons ATGTGCGTGTGTTTCTGCAGAGGAGGGGGCATGGGCCCCTGCCGGGCTGCGcaggggagggtggggtgggactTTTCCAGAGAGGGAGCCAGGCCTGGCCCGGGCCCCAGGAGCTCACGTCACCCCCACCCCTCACTTATCCAGGGAACTGCCAAGGCCAAACCCAGCTCGGGACGGGATTATGTGTACTGGGTAGACCCGTGGAGAGGGGCGGT AGATCTGGGTggcagagagaaacagaggcagagagggcATGGAGAGGGGTCGGCATCAGAGAAGAGGCCGGCAGTGACCATCAccccctttcttcttccctcagCTAGAG ACAGAGTCAGGCAGAGCCTGAACACTTGGGTGGAACATGGGCCCTTCTCTGGAGACCCTGGCCTCCCCCGTTCAGTCAGGGCGGAGTTGCTGACCTCAGTGGCCGGCCCAGCCAGGGGAAGGAGTGGCCATCGGCAACCCCCTCCCCAACCCTAAACCGTGAGG CGCCCGCTCTGGCTCAGCCACTCTGACCCCTCCCTCAAATTATGAGCCCTAGGTCTCAGGGAGGGCAGTGGGGCGCAGTGTCTGCCCCCAGGCacattccttcccttctcttggTCATTTTCTGCCCCAGAGCTGGCCCACCTCAGCAATTTGAGGGCTCCCTGGATTCCTTTCCCGGGTGCCTTTCAGATCcaacagaa cattttttttttcctggaaagcAGACCCAAGAGTGGGATGAGGAGCAGGGGTGGGAAGGCCTCTAAGTGA